The following nucleotide sequence is from Anopheles stephensi strain Indian chromosome 3, UCI_ANSTEP_V1.0, whole genome shotgun sequence.
TTCCGTACCACAAAACCGTGCTCCGAAGCTGACGACACCCACGAGATACCAGCCACCGGCAACCTCTCGCATCAGTGGTCCACCGGAATCGCCCCGACACGAGTCAGCACCTTGCAATCCACCGATACACAGTTGCCGGTCGGTGAGGGTAACGTTTGCCACGGCATACACCGAATTGCAGGCATCATTTTCCAAACCAGGGAGGTCCACGTGTTTCTGTATGTCGCTAGGCCTTCCTGAAGAACGCATGCACACACAGTTTAGTAAAGTATCAAGCAGTAACGGTGCCACCACACTTACTCTCTTCTGTCTCTCCCCAACCGGTGACGGTGAAGATTTCATCCGCTACCGGAAGCTGTTGGATGGCGAGATCAAAGGGCAAACAGATGGGACGTACATAGTCGTTGAACGTGACATCGGAAGCGAGCCGTAGGATGCAGATATCGTTCGGGCGCGAGTTGTTGTGCATGTCGTAGTCGGGGTGCGGTATAATCGATTCCACCGCGTAGTCTTCACGGCAGATGACCTCATCATCTTCCCCCGTGGTACAGTTATCCGGACTGCTCGTGTTGAACTCGTTGAAACGGACGTACAGTCTGAAAAGGGGGGAATGTTGCATTATTCGTCCGGTGCATTCGAACACAAACACGCTCGTAGCCTGCTGCTCACAACAATCAACTCACAGCTTCCAGTTTGGTTTGTCTACGGTGCAGTGTGCAGCCGTTATCACATACCGCTCCGAAACGAGCGCACCGCCACACTTTGGCACGGTTCGATTTCTGCCAACGTTATAGAACAGCAGGGCAGCCCACGGATGTACGCCTCGTTCCGTCTCTTCGCCGAAGTAGATTCGATCGGCTATTTGCTGAGCCCCGCACGTAGGTGAATTGCCAAACTTTGGACAGCACAGCTATAACGGACGCAGAGAAGTTATTTCGGAGCGCAGTTTTTGCTTGGTCTTTGGACACTCACCAACGGGATAGGCTTCTTCCGCATGGGAATCTTCATTTCGCCGCATTGTAACGTTTCCAGATAATTCGTATCGTAGTGCGAAAAGTCAGGGCTTTGCAGGATCTTCCGCACATACGAACAGTTCTTCACCGGCTCACAGATGCCCGCCGTACCGGACGGCGTTTTGCACGCATCGCCACTGTTGAGCGACTCGCCGACCACAGCCAGCACCAGCGAGAAGGACACGATCGAACAAACTAACCACCTCATTGTGTACCGTGCAACTAACGTGCTAGGCAGCAGCACGCCACGGTACGCAAAATAATAGCCCCGCAAGATTATCAACGCCGTCTTGCCCCACTGACGAGACCGGTTGTTGTGCGGGATCGCGGCCCGTGCTTGATAATGATTTCACCAATATAATCCAAAACCCAGAGAAACCCGCAAAGTCCACCAATACGTGCAATCGCGAATTAAACACCCCCGGTGTACGGTGCGAATGAAACCGTCTCTCCGCTAAATGATCCGGTAGAGAGGCGCGATTTGGTGCTTCCCATCGCCAGTCTCTGGGAAGAAAAAGATAGACAGTGAGACAAAATTGATCAACAAAAAAGCGCGATCTTACTACGCGTAGGACTTAATCCCGCCGAGGCCCGGGAGGCTTGCGGTGATGTGCAGATAAGGTGCGGACCTATGACGATCAAGTACGAACGTATGGTTGTATGGCTGTCCCTGGTGGGAATTCCCCGACCTGCAGTAgtagttttatgtttatttgtttaacgCATGCCATCTTCCCCTGCCGGTGCTTTACATTTGGATTGCCATCGCTTTCTTTGCGCCGGTCATTTCGGTCCAGAGCGAACGGGAAATACCACCCGTTTTTTATCAGCCTGTCATGACCATTCGCTTAATCCATTTATACTTGAACCGATTTGTGTAAAGCACACTCGGTGTTAACACAAATAAAACTCCCCGCTGAAGAAACCTGTTTTACTGAGATTTGTGTCCGAGTTTGGGGAGAGCTATATATCAACTCATTaagatttatttcaatttactTAACGAACGATTTAAGTAGAAAACCCGTAACACAAATCAATTGACTGCAAACTTAAGAAGCTTTGCTCCCACGCCGGTTCATTGACTCCATGTCCACGTGCTAATGACAGACATTCAGTCAAGTTCAAGATCACACCTCCCGCCAGCACGACACGAACCGTACGGGCGTGATTGGATTATTAGGGGAGTTCTTCTACCGTCACGCAGGTTTGCTTGACCCCAATCAAGTAGTATGTTTCACTACATTGGCTCGTCGCGTCTCGTACGTTCGCAACCTGAAAAGAGCAGCAAATCATATTATTGTCTGCGCTCTGTTTGATTGACCGCTTTCAAGCACCACGCAACAAAGGGAGGGGGTGAATCCTCCCACCGAAATGACAATGGTTTACACTTTGCCGACAAGGCGTTGATTGGCTAGCTGCCCTTTTCCAGAATAGAATAATAGGGGGCCGTGGGTGAATTGTGACAGACGGGATATTACTTTCATCCAGACACGGTCTGTACATTGCATGATGGTGCTCTTTTTTACGGCGATTTGTTCAGCTTCCCTTTTGCGTGATGAAAATTAATGGAGGCTACAACCGGTAGTGACCCATTTTCATAACTGCTCCTCCAATATATGTCACCGGAGGCCCattggtagatgcgacagcagTTCCGgacttcacacagcaggatcGGGTTTCAAAACCCATCTGGGCTGTTCCCGCATAGTAAGggcttgactatccaactatgtggtatcaataagtctagtaagccagaaaccGCAGGCTTGATcatctaagaggtcgttagaccgAAAAAGACGTATTAATATGCCGAACAAGTCCTTACAAGGATCGATTTGTTCTGATAAGTTATAGAATATTCCAGTCGCTGCTCAGTTCGTTTAACATCCTCAGCCTTTATATGGCAAAACTTAGCCACAAACTTCTAGCTTATGAACAATCGTAAAGGCAATGAATTTTAAGATCCACACAAACCGTAAAAGCTATTAAGCTTTCACCATTTACGTCAGCGTCATTTAGCTTTACCAACGGCTATTTCGTTCTTGACAAGGACCAACGGCGATCTCTTTTTTGAAACTTACATACCAAATTAATCAAAGGTCAAaggtcagcaccgacaacaacattgatgttgagttacgcgcacgggtgctggctgccaaccggtcatactacagcctgaggaaacttctccactctaaatacctgtcacgacggacgaagctgggactgtacagaacatttatagtcccagtactcacatacgcctctgagacatggactctgtccaaaactgacgaagccctcttagccgcgttcgagaggaagatgctcagaaggattctTGGCCCCcttatgtgtggaaggacaatagaggagccgctacaatgacgagctctacgagctgtacgatgatctcaccatcgtgcagcgaattagactcgccaggctccggtaggctggtcacgtcatgagaatgacaccggacgacccagcccgtaaagtccttttaggccgtccacacggacagaggaggcgtagtaggcccaaattgagatggagtgatggcgttgatgcttcCACCAGAACGGCCAGGATAATGCAGACCGCAAagtggttgtagcgcctgataatcgaatcgaatcgtaCATGGAAATCGTTTCCACAATTTATTTGCATTATTCTTCATTTTCTAAGGAATAACTGcagtgtctctctctctctctttctctctctcttcttggtctaacgacctcttaatgtcatgcttgccattgctgacttactagacttaatgataacacgtagttggatagtcagtcctctctACGGCGGAACGGtccaaatgggatttgaaccccggctcctgccgtatgaaggcTGGCAAAGTGACTGTAAAGTATAAAGAGTAATAATACGCTCTGTGTATCGTGTATGATATAaactcaaataaaaaatggtaaaaagtGTAAAGGAAACCTCTCGTAAAACTGTACAATTGATCGTACACCTTCCTTTAGTGAAACGTCTGCATTTTTAAACGATTGCGATTGTTGCACACCTCATCAAATGCTGTGTCTCTTCCGGCGTGCTCGGACCGCCGATAGTGAATTAAATTGCATGTACACAATTTGATTCGATTCAGCACGAGTCACAACTTTCTAGGGGCGTAATTCAATTGCGACAATATGCATAACGAGCTGTTTGAACTGTACCTTCGTTGCCTGGCGTGCCGTGTAGGCATCTAGTGATTTTATTGTATAACAAAAATATTCCGAGCACCTGCTCATCGTACAAAAGTTGTACGTATTATGCAAACTAAATTAtacttttgtttcatttatttccAGAAGGTGATAGAAATATCTGGCGGCTTGAGACGGAGCTACCTCGTGATGCTTCTGTGAAGTATCGTTACCTGATCTGTTCGGTCGATCCAACCAGCGGAAATGTGCACGTACGGCGCTTCGAAACGCACATCGTGCCCCGACAGGTGCCAATCGATCTGGCGGACGAGGATGTTAATGTCGGCAAGGAACAGCCAAAGGTTGACCTGTTTGGCGATATCGATGGTAACATTAAGCTGGACAAGGGCTGGCTCACCACCGAAACGATTATGCAGTTTAAGTTCTTCGATAATCCATTCTCGGTAAAGGAGCGCATCAAGAACCGTTTGCTGTATGTGAAGGTAGGAAAGCTCATTGTGCTCCCCCATTGTGGTAAAACCTTAATGTGTTCACATCTTTCTTTGTAGATAACGACGATGAATTTACGCATTAATGCGGAATCGCAAAATCTATCCTCGCTGCTGGAAGAATCACTTTCGAACGACACGCGTGAGAATGGTGCGGAATCGGCGACCACCTACTCCTTCACGGAGGTGACCTCGCTTCGCAATCCGAATTCCTGCTATGAGCAACAGTCACAGTTCGGTTGTCCGTACCACAAGGACGATTTTCTCATCTACAACGTAACGGTGGCCGAGCCGGAAAATGTGGCCTACCTAGTCGATCTCTACACGTACAGTTCCAAGTCGAAGGAAGACGAACCACCGTACCATCTGGGCTATCATTACATTCTACCGAACTTCCTGAAAAAGTCCGAAGGTGTCCTGGAGCTGCCGGTCACCTGTGCTACCAAGCATCGTCCACTCGGCATGATGCGAATCGAGTATCTGAAGATAACACCGCTACTTCCCTCGCGGTGCACGCTAGAGCGTTCGTACATCCGGTACTGGAACAAGCGTTGGACCGGGCTGGACGTGGGCCACCGCGGATCCGGTACCAGCTTCAAGGCGAGCGATGGCAATGTGATCCGTGAGAACACGATCGCCTCGCTGAAGAAGGCAGTCGCGCACGGTGCCGATATGGTGGAGTTTGATGTGCAGCTTAGCAAGGACTTGGTGCCGGTGATCTATCATGATTTCGATATCTACGTGTCGCTGAAGCGCAAAACCACGCTCGAAACGAACGATATGCTGGAACTGCCGATGCGCGAGCTAACGCTAGAACAGCTCAGGAACCTTAAGGTAAATGTAGAAAAGTGTTCATTTCCCCATCCTAATCGGGCTCTAGGGTCACACGTTTCCTGTTGTCACCATTGTGGACCATTGCTTTCAAATATTACTTAACGCCACCTTCTGAAGCTCAAGTGCACACTCTTGATAAAATGCAAACCTCCCCCCAATCCGCCGACTCAATCTCTCCACAAATCCCTTCGCCGGGTACAGGTCTATCACGTGGTGGAGGGTAGATCTCGTGAGGCCAAATTCTTCGACGAGGACCTGGAAGAGCACCAACCGTTCCCTCAGCTGGCCGAGGCGCTCGATCAGATCGATCCACACTGTGGCTTTAACATCGAGATTAAGTGGTCCCAGAAGCTGAAGGATGGCCGGATGGAATCGGAACTGACGTTCGATTCGAACCTGTACGTGGACTGCATACTGCGCGTGGTGCTGGAAAAGGCCGGCAACCGTCGGATTGTATTTTCGTGCTTCGACGCCGACATCTGCACGATGCTGCGTCTCAAGCAGAACCTCTACCCGGTAATGTTCCTGACGCTGGGCGTAACCAGCCGGTACCCGAGCTACCACGATCCACGCTGCAATTCGATCGAGATGGCCGTGCGCAATGCGTATGCCACCGAGCTGCTGGGTATTGTGGCCCATACCGAGGATTTATTGCGTGATCAAACACAGGTAAGCGTTGGGAAATGGGGTGGCGGTTTTTTGAAAGATTTGTTAAACCACCACTCTGTGGCACCACATTTGCAGGTGAACTTGGCGACCGAGAAAGGGCTAATCATATTTTGCTGGGGCGATGACAATAATTGTAAGGATACGATTAAGCATTTAAAGAGTCTCGGTATCCACGCCATCATCTACGACAAGATGGACATTTACTCGGACAAGGCGGTTAAGGTAAGTAAACGGTGGCGAATCTTTCACATTCCGACACTCTGGCGATCGGCCACCTTCCATGCACGATCGCTTGccaaattttctatttttgatGATACGATCGTTCATTTTCTCTCGAAACGCTTCTCCAGCACTGTTCCATTCATTGGCtccaatcaattgattgctaaagaaagttgcttgctgttttcttttgtatgTTGAGTTTTGATTTGCGTTTTGCTATTGATTGCGTTTGCAGTTATTTgtaatgtgtttgtgtgtgtgttttgaagtGTTTTATGCATATTAAGGGGGTGTTTCGTAGATTTTATATTTCatacattttttatgtttttcatatatttttgaatcaacttaaccttttttttacgatttctTGAATagcttatgttttttttattgatataaaaaactttaaaaaatggATCAAAATGAACAAAAGGATCTAGAGCGtaatatacattttttcatTCAATAGCAACGGCTTGGTCGTAGTGCTGTaaacaaaattataataaCAATACAAATTGTTGTTCCGCATATTCAAACATTTGGACTTTATCCTTAAATCTTTATAAAATtgtagaacaaaaacaaaaatgtcaaCGAAACCGTCAATAATTCGCAGGAAGAATTCCAACATATTTGAGAAGTCACCGGCAGTAAACGGTGGTATAGATTCAAAATTAAATAGGGATGGGCGCTCCGGTCCGGAAtcacgattccgatccgatccagcTTATAAAtgagtccgatccgatccgaaagaACGATTCCGACCAGTTCCGGAAACGTTTTGATTTCGGACTCgcttttgattccggactcgttttgattccggactcgtttcgATTCAGGACTCGTTTATGATTCCGCGCTTCGGATTCCcgttctgctgcaaatgtatTTCTTGCACACTGTTCTACGTTATCTCCTCTCTTCTTTGTCCTTGCCAGACGGTTGCTGGGTGGTATAATTAACGGGTAGAATTTTGGAGGCGACGGAgatttcctcttcttttttttactttcgcttactttgtttctttttcctttaacAGCGGCTGCTTACTCAAACTTGGCAAATTTGTTTGGGTGTATAAACTCAAACCTTCAAGTGATTTTAAGTCCATGCCTTTTTATTGCTCATGCATATGCTTTCTATTCAGTCGTTAAATATGTTTCCGGCCCCTATTGATGACGGAGcgcggaatcaaaaacgaggCCGGAACCAAAATGATTCGGAACCAAAACGAGTGCtgaatcaaaacgagtccggaatcaaaacgagtccggagtCAAAAACGAGTTTGTTTCgatgctgattttttttcttaattctcTAATTGATACCTGATTTTTTATACATAAGTTTTGACTGATTTATTGTGAATAGTTTAAAACATGGGCTGATAATGATTTTTCGGCTTTGGTAATTCCAGCAATACCTTGCTTTGGTAATGCAAGTGTAACCTTCGGTAATGGTCATACAGATCGTACGGGTCATACGGGATCAGTATGTTTCCTGCCACAGGGTGCGGTGCCGATCTTCATATGGCAAAATCTGCATAAGGCTTTGCACATACATCCCCAGCCAGCTCTGCAACCCCCCCccagcctccccccccccccccccggataAAATAAACCGGAGCGCGGAATCATGATCCGGACTCGACTCCGGCGGGGGAGCGCTCCGGGCAGATCCGATCCAGCAAATAGTCGGATCTGCCCATCCCTAAAAGTAAACAAGAAATCGTCATAAGAAACGGTGGGGCAAATTCAACACTTATCTTGAAAAGTACTCCTATAGATCCGATATATATTGTAGTGTTTAGAATGTTATGTATTTGGTGTGTATGTTTGCAAGTTCAGTTTCTTTCTCGTATGAAAACATCCTTCGGTCTCATCATTTCTCACCTACTTGTGAAGTTTCCATACCAAGGAGCAAAAACCATGTCCTGTATCTACTCAAATAACTGCCTTTAAAGCTTTTGAAGATTAAAATCCCGCCATTGAAAGGTCACAAAAAATGACTGATTGCTCATCTGTAAGTATATCTGCTGGTAGCTTAGAATTGCACCACCGTCCTTCGTGTTTTCCATCAACTTATTTTTGTCGTCCATTTGATTTGTGCTGTTGTGAGCGTtttagttctttttttgtgttactaTTGTTGTTTAAtgtatgttttcttcttctgatcAAAAGTTCATCATAGTTCATTCTCTGTCGCATACTGCCACGCGTACGTGCCATGTATTCCGTTCCGGCTGCAGCATTTGTTGGACATTCCATACATTCTTTTCCCACCCCAAAAGCGCTTTTCATTGCTTTTCACCACAACTTCATCCACAGGATCGTGCGATGTATGTATAGTGTTcctttcttctcttctctttttgTCTCTCCCTAATGCGCTGGTCATTGCAGGTGGCGGAGGGTGAGGGTGCTGTTAGTGGGAACAGCAGCGAGGGTGTTACGGTATCGCAACAACCCACTGTTTGTGGTGCTAATAAGCAATAGGATTCTAGATCctttctactactactactaacgCGACCTAAAGCAGCGCCCTGTATGGTTGTGGTCATTGTGCTGTGTGTCTATGTACCGTGTTTCGTTCTCGTTCCCCTTCTACACTTCCGGAAGATCGTCTTTGTCCCGTCCCTTCTACTTGTTCCAGTTTACACCATATCTGCATTACTTGTACGCGGACCGAAGCTGCCTTCCTAAATTGAGTGTTGTTCCATGTCTTGCTTGGGGATTCAGTTATTGTGCTGTGTCTGTTTTATCTATTATTTCGAAAAAGATGTTTTTGCACCATACGTTTTACGGATTGCCTTGCTACGTGTAGTGACGTGAGAGTGATAAGTTTCGTAAATGTATGCGATGTTAGATAGAagatttatattatttattgcgTATTGTGGCTGTAAACAGCGCAGCATCTAGCTTGAACTCGACATTCACAAGAGAAGAGCCGGGAAAATGTTTAAAGAAAGCGACGATCGAGTCATTCTTTGGAAGGAACAAGAACCGTTCTTTGTTTTGCAATAATATCTTTCTAACACATCTTTTCCACCACCCCATCCAGGAGAGTGTATTTTTGGTTGGAGCCCGCGAATCGCAAGCAGCATTGCTGCAGCAGATTAACATCGAGAACCGCTACGAGCAGACGAATCAGCACGAGTTTCTAACCGAGTCGGACGTACGGCTGTGCACGGATAAAGCGGCTTCCTCCACCGGGTCGGCACTTTCCACCTCGACGCCATCGATTTGAGTTTCTACAACACGCTTTTAAATCTACTACCCAGTGCAGATCATGCCTTCAATCATGTTTCCTGTGGAGCAAATTTATTTTCGATCATAGTAGCATGTTTACTCGTAAATGAAAAAATGTTGAGCAATTTGATGCGAATGATGTGTtggaggagaaaagaaaaaccttatCGTTAAACGGATGGTTTGTGTTAGTGGAGAGATGATATTTCGAATTTATTTACAACCAAATGGGGGATGGGATGGCAATAATTAGCACCAGAGCGAGCCATTTTACATGAGATTGATATTGatgtgggagggggggggggtgtttttttgtttttcattttttcttcttcttgctcttATTAATCACAACGCCTAACAGCCGGATGTGTGCACCAAATGCGGGTTCAACGTAGGAAAGGAATTTTACTCTAGTAATAGGTGGAAACACTTACAAGAGCGCAATAAGCAATCCCACTTTCGTGCAGACAGTAGTTCTTTACAGCTATACCGGCCTACGAAAGCGCAATGTATCAGAAGCAAAATCTAGccaaatttcaatttttgttttgtctagaACGTAATGAGAGATTAAATTTAACAAGCAGAGTTTCCTTTCCCTTGCGGATTGATGCTGTGTTAGGGaaattattgtaaaaaaaaagaagaacaagcaGCCGAAGCAAAGGGTTCTATCTAGTATTTAAGCACAAAAACCAACAAGTTTCTTATTACAATTATGGTTTGTCTAGTGTAAGTTGCTGAAACTATAACTCTATCCCATTTTATGAGGCTTTTCAATTAAATACATAAAACATAAGCTGCTGGTTCACATCTCAGTTTGCACGTTTGGGGCGAAACAAGTTAAGGATTGCTGTTTAAGATAGTTAATCTGCAACACTTTCAATATCACATAAGTACTTATCTACTTGTTAAAAATCTAGGATGACCCAGACTGAGGTACTACTAGTACCGTAAAATTCTCCGATTGAAGTTTGTCCAAAAAATCTGGTGATCTCAAATTCTAGTTCCCAGCGCCATAAACCACTGATTCCGAGAGATTATCATATCGGGTAAGATATACtactttttcttccgtttctgATGCATCTTCAATTGCAGTTCTCTTTACCTGCTTTGGACCTAGCAAAACAAGTTGTGGCGACCAGAGCACCCAGAGacttgaaaagcaaaaaatattaGCAAGTACACGTACCCGCGCGCCATCTAGTAGGAATCGAACAAAGTACGAGGAATTGCACCATGGGTAGAATCGGGCGAAAACAATAGAGTTCTCGGGAAGACTCCAGACTGGACAACTCTGGAAAAGGACATGCAAGGCGGAGGAGGATTTTGGATACGGGCAGGACGCTATATAA
It contains:
- the LOC118513395 gene encoding CLIP domain-containing serine protease B15 is translated as MRWLVCSIVSFSLVLAVVGESLNSGDACKTPSGTAGICEPVKNCSYVRKILQSPDFSHYDTNYLETLQCGEMKIPMRKKPIPLLCCPKFGNSPTCGAQQIADRIYFGEETERGVHPWAALLFYNVGRNRTVPKCGGALVSERYVITAAHCTVDKPNWKLLYVRFNEFNTSSPDNCTTGEDDEVICREDYAVESIIPHPDYDMHNNSRPNDICILRLASDVTFNDYVRPICLPFDLAIQQLPVADEIFTVTGWGETEERRPSDIQKHVDLPGLENDACNSVYAVANVTLTDRQLCIGGLQGADSCRGDSGGPLMREVAGGWYLVGVVSFGARFCGTEDLPGVYTNVAKYLDWMETVMFVEQYL
- the LOC118513390 gene encoding glycerophosphocholine phosphodiesterase GPCPD1 isoform X3 is translated as MQRWWFLEENGDAKDPSTSSSQKTDGSAKKPKQPTPVGDRRYTFRVLVTYDLLKDETIAITGGCESLGNWDPDQCVQLHPENEGDRNIWRLETELPRDASVKYRYLICSVDPTSGNVHVRRFETHIVPRQVPIDLADEDVNVGKEQPKVDLFGDIDGNIKLDKGWLTTETIMQFKFFDNPFSVKERIKNRLLYVKITTMNLRINAESQNLSSLLEESLSNDTRENGAESATTYSFTEVTSLRNPNSCYEQQSQFGCPYHKDDFLIYNVTVAEPENVAYLVDLYTYSSKSKEDEPPYHLGYHYILPNFLKKSEGVLELPVTCATKHRPLGMMRIEYLKITPLLPSRCTLERSYIRYWNKRWTGLDVGHRGSGTSFKASDGNVIRENTIASLKKAVAHGADMVEFDVQLSKDLVPVIYHDFDIYVSLKRKTTLETNDMLELPMRELTLEQLRNLKVYHVVEGRSREAKFFDEDLEEHQPFPQLAEALDQIDPHCGFNIEIKWSQKLKDGRMESELTFDSNLYVDCILRVVLEKAGNRRIVFSCFDADICTMLRLKQNLYPVMFLTLGVTSRYPSYHDPRCNSIEMAVRNAYATELLGIVAHTEDLLRDQTQVNLATEKGLIIFCWGDDNNCKDTIKHLKSLGIHAIIYDKMDIYSDKAVKVAEGEGAVSGNSSEGVTVSQQPTVCGANKQ
- the LOC118513390 gene encoding glycerophosphocholine phosphodiesterase GPCPD1 isoform X1 codes for the protein MQRWWFLEENGDAKDPSTSSSQKTDGSAKKPKQPTPVGDRRYTFRVLVTYDLLKDETIAITGGCESLGNWDPDQCVQLHPENEGDRNIWRLETELPRDASVKYRYLICSVDPTSGNVHVRRFETHIVPRQVPIDLADEDVNVGKEQPKVDLFGDIDGNIKLDKGWLTTETIMQFKFFDNPFSVKERIKNRLLYVKITTMNLRINAESQNLSSLLEESLSNDTRENGAESATTYSFTEVTSLRNPNSCYEQQSQFGCPYHKDDFLIYNVTVAEPENVAYLVDLYTYSSKSKEDEPPYHLGYHYILPNFLKKSEGVLELPVTCATKHRPLGMMRIEYLKITPLLPSRCTLERSYIRYWNKRWTGLDVGHRGSGTSFKASDGNVIRENTIASLKKAVAHGADMVEFDVQLSKDLVPVIYHDFDIYVSLKRKTTLETNDMLELPMRELTLEQLRNLKVYHVVEGRSREAKFFDEDLEEHQPFPQLAEALDQIDPHCGFNIEIKWSQKLKDGRMESELTFDSNLYVDCILRVVLEKAGNRRIVFSCFDADICTMLRLKQNLYPVMFLTLGVTSRYPSYHDPRCNSIEMAVRNAYATELLGIVAHTEDLLRDQTQVNLATEKGLIIFCWGDDNNCKDTIKHLKSLGIHAIIYDKMDIYSDKAVKESVFLVGARESQAALLQQINIENRYEQTNQHEFLTESDVRLCTDKAASSTGSALSTSTPSI
- the LOC118513390 gene encoding glycerophosphocholine phosphodiesterase GPCPD1 isoform X2, which gives rise to MQRWWFLEENGDAKDPSTSSSQKTDGSAKKPKQPTPVGDRRYTFRVLVTYDLLKDETIAITGGCESLGNWDPDQCVQLHPENGDRNIWRLETELPRDASVKYRYLICSVDPTSGNVHVRRFETHIVPRQVPIDLADEDVNVGKEQPKVDLFGDIDGNIKLDKGWLTTETIMQFKFFDNPFSVKERIKNRLLYVKITTMNLRINAESQNLSSLLEESLSNDTRENGAESATTYSFTEVTSLRNPNSCYEQQSQFGCPYHKDDFLIYNVTVAEPENVAYLVDLYTYSSKSKEDEPPYHLGYHYILPNFLKKSEGVLELPVTCATKHRPLGMMRIEYLKITPLLPSRCTLERSYIRYWNKRWTGLDVGHRGSGTSFKASDGNVIRENTIASLKKAVAHGADMVEFDVQLSKDLVPVIYHDFDIYVSLKRKTTLETNDMLELPMRELTLEQLRNLKVYHVVEGRSREAKFFDEDLEEHQPFPQLAEALDQIDPHCGFNIEIKWSQKLKDGRMESELTFDSNLYVDCILRVVLEKAGNRRIVFSCFDADICTMLRLKQNLYPVMFLTLGVTSRYPSYHDPRCNSIEMAVRNAYATELLGIVAHTEDLLRDQTQVNLATEKGLIIFCWGDDNNCKDTIKHLKSLGIHAIIYDKMDIYSDKAVKESVFLVGARESQAALLQQINIENRYEQTNQHEFLTESDVRLCTDKAASSTGSALSTSTPSI